Proteins encoded in a region of the Schistocerca serialis cubense isolate TAMUIC-IGC-003099 chromosome 6, iqSchSeri2.2, whole genome shotgun sequence genome:
- the LOC126484732 gene encoding uncharacterized protein LOC126484732 produces MANPPEPTNNSVALLAVRLPPFWPHNPSLWFAQVEANFSYAGITVDATKFALVVSQLDHQYAAEVQDIIINPPGTNSYDRLKEELIRRVSASQEERIRQLLTQEDIGDKKPSQYLRHLRSKADAGTVPDSLLRTIWSSRLPPPVKAVVVSQTDASLDAVADLAGKIQEATTPSIVSSATAARADNCLARGL; encoded by the coding sequence ATGGCGAATCCACCAGAGCCGACAAATAATTCTGTGGCGCTTCTAGCGGTGCGACTACCACCCTTCTGGCCGCACAATCCATCCCTGTGGTTTGCGCAAGTCGAAGCAAATTTTTCCTACGCGGGTATCACGGTCGACGCCACGAAATTCGCGCTGGTGGTCAGTCAACTAGATCACCAGTACGCCGCTGAGGTTCAAGACATCATAATTAACCCGCCGGGAACGAACAGCTACGACCGATTGAAAGAAGAACTAATTCGGCGCGTGTCCGCTTCGCAAGAAGAACGAATCCGGCAATTGCTTACCCAAGAGGACATCGGCGATAAGAAACCTTCACAGTATTTACGTCATCTGCGGAGTAAAGCAGACGCAGGTACAGTCCCGGACAGCTTACTGCGCACGATCTGGAGCAGCCGGTTACCACCACCAGTGAAGGCAGTCGTGGTGTCACAGACTGACGCGTCTTTAGATGCAGTGGCCGATTTAGCCGGTAAAATCCAAGAGGCAACGACGCCGTCAATAGTTAGCTCCGCCACCGCGGCGCGCGCCGACAACTGTCTCGCGCGCGGATTATGA